The sequence AGTGCTCATAGAGGTTCTGCTTGCCGAAGAGCCCATGGCTGCCAATCGCCAGCCCGTGGTCTGAGGCGAAGACGACGAGAGTGTCGTCCTGCTGGCCGGCGTCGTGGAGCGCCGCGAGGATTCGGCCTACTTGAGCGTCGAGATACTCAATTGAGGCGTAATAATCGGCCAGGTGCTTGCGGACGATGTCGGGCGTGCGGGGATGAGGGGCGAGCAATTCGTCGCGGACTTTCAACTCGCCGTTGTCGAACGGGTGTTCGGGGAGAAAGTTGGCCGGCAGGGGCATGGCCTCGTCGCGATACTTTGCCCGGTAGTCGGCCGGGGCGGTTCGGGGGTCGTGGGGGAAGTTGAAGGCGACGTAGCAGAGGAACGGGGCGTCGCCCGGCTTGCGGCTCGTGATGAACTTCGAGGCCGCATCGGCGAACAGCTTGACGGAGTGCTCGCCGCTGTTTCGCTTGTTGATGAACGTCCCATCCGGCCCGAGATCCTGGAGCGGCAGGTTGTACGGGTCCCCCATGCCGCCGAAGAAGACGGCCTCGGCCTGCTGGAACGACTTCGGCAGTGAGGCCGGCCCGTTGTGCCACTTCCCCGTGACGAAGGTCGCGTAGCCGGACTTCGCGAACGCCGCAGGCCAGGTCTCCACGCCCTGGAGTTTCTCGTCCGTCCGGAACAGGCTGCGGCCGCTCAGGAGCATTGCCCGCGAGGGGACGCAGATCGCCCCCTGGAGGCCG comes from Paludisphaera rhizosphaerae and encodes:
- a CDS encoding sulfatase-like hydrolase/transferase, whose translation is TSKGSHSALLAFLMFTALATAPVLATAQGAKRPNVLFLYSDDQRADTIAAMGNPDIRTPNLDALAARGSFLTRAYCNGGLQGAICVPSRAMLLSGRSLFRTDEKLQGVETWPAAFAKSGYATFVTGKWHNGPASLPKSFQQAEAVFFGGMGDPYNLPLQDLGPDGTFINKRNSGEHSVKLFADAASKFITSRKPGDAPFLCYVAFNFPHDPRTAPADYRAKYRDEAMPLPANFLPEHPFDNGELKVRDELLAPHPRTPDIVRKHLADYYASIEYLDAQVGRILAALHDAGQQDDTLVVFASDHGLAIGSHGLFGKQNLYEHSMRSPVILAGPGIPAGRKIDAFAYLFDLFPTLGDLAGVSLPSGSEGLSLVPVFRGTEKTRRSDVFTAYRNVQRAIRDDRWKLIVYPRVGKVQLFDLQADPNETHDLSSDPAHTEDAARMKALLRKRQGEFADNLPATPITP